Proteins from a genomic interval of Garra rufa chromosome 4, GarRuf1.0, whole genome shotgun sequence:
- the teni.1 gene encoding uncharacterized protein teni.1, with the protein MKTSTLLCICFLGFSYCLAVDDVYEYLWEKNNDIAIKTTELDFLRQMENGSLQAERYVNFTIQDIGYLLKVTKMLKRMSAKVALPNDIRDFMKSRYSSYKSFADFMLKQYFFKGEPPIQQTPAMKKYLAFYRNLMDNEESLYFTVGLLPCSRLWLWLGNTLNIPPTNAYHTWKVDNMGGHPEKHYRGLLNKYLDTPEKVAKANGIFRTQMQNEHDFFLSS; encoded by the exons ATGAAGACCTCGACCCTCCTGTGCATCTGTTTCTTAGGTTTTAG TTACTGTCTGGCAGTGGACGACGTGTATGAATATCTGTGGGAGAAGAATAATGACATTGCCATTAAGACAACTGAGTTGGACTTCTTGAGACAAATGGAAAACGGCAGCCTGCAGGCGGAGCGATACGTCAACTTCACCATCCAGGACATCGGCTATCTACTGAAAGTCACCAAGATGCTGAAGAGAATGAGTGCCAAAGTAGCTCTGCCCAACGACATCAGGGACTTCATGAAAAGCAGATACTCGAGCTACAAAAGCTTTGCAGACTTCATGCTCAAGCAATACTTTTTCAAG GGTGAGCCTCCCATTCAGCAAACACCAGCTATGAAGAAGTATCTGGCGTTCTACAGAAACCTGATGGACAATGAAGAGTCGCTGTACTTCACCGTGGGTCTTCTGCCCTGCTCCAGACTCTGGCTTTGGCTGGGTAATACTCTCAACATTCCTCCAACCAATGCCTACCACACTTGGAAGGTGGATAACATGGGCGGCCATCCTGAGAAACACTACAGAGGTCTGCTGAATAAGTATCTCGACACACCTGAGAAAGTGGCGAAGGCTAATGGTATATTCCGCACACAGATGCAGAATGAGCACGATTTCTTCCTCTCGTCTTGA